The Corynebacterium glaucum genome includes a region encoding these proteins:
- the rpoZ gene encoding DNA-directed RNA polymerase subunit omega: MSNVTDDLSQTSSQSATAEQDLVYDTPEGITEPPIDELLTKVSSKYALVIFAAKRARQINSFYQNSDEGVFEFIGPLVNPEPGEKPLSIALREIEAGLLEHEEGQ, translated from the coding sequence GTGAGCAACGTAACCGACGATCTGTCGCAGACCTCGTCCCAGTCCGCAACCGCGGAGCAGGACCTGGTGTATGACACCCCGGAGGGCATCACCGAGCCCCCGATCGATGAGCTGCTGACTAAGGTTTCGTCCAAGTACGCACTGGTCATCTTCGCGGCCAAGCGTGCTCGCCAGATCAACAGCTTCTACCAGAACTCCGACGAGGGCGTGTTCGAGTTCATCGGCCCCCTGGTCAACCCGGAACCGGGCGAGAAGCCGCTCTCCATCGCGCTGCGTGAGATTGAAGCTGGTCTCCTCGAGCACGAAGAGGGCCAGTAA
- the metK gene encoding methionine adenosyltransferase: MSATSAASTTGEFYRLFTSESVTEGHPDKICDSISDAILDDMLAQDPSSRVAVETLVTTGQVHVVGEVRTSAYSNIARIVRERLVEIGFTSSEVGFDGHTCGVNVAIGDQSEEIAAGVTTSQEVREFGDAEELAQSGAGDQGLMFGYATNETPEYMPLPIATAHRLSRRLSQVRHEGVVSGLRPDGKTQVTFAYDGERPVHLDTVVISTQHDPDFTGAALADAMRTHVLEWVIKDAGLEQYYSDETKLLVNPSGSFVLGGPMGDAGLTGRKIIVDTYGGMARHGGGAFSGKDPSKVDRSAAYAMRWVAKNIVAAGLADRVEVQVAYAIGRANPVGLYVETFGTAAEGQTDESIQQAVDKVFDLRPDAIIRELDLLRPIYSQTATYGHFGRTDLDLPWEQLNKVEELKAAAGA, encoded by the coding sequence TTGTCTGCAACCAGCGCCGCAAGCACCACGGGCGAGTTCTACCGCCTGTTCACCTCCGAATCCGTGACCGAGGGCCACCCGGACAAGATCTGCGACTCCATCTCGGACGCGATCCTCGACGACATGCTCGCCCAGGACCCGAGCTCCCGCGTCGCGGTGGAGACGCTGGTGACCACCGGCCAGGTGCACGTGGTGGGAGAGGTGCGCACTTCCGCGTACTCCAACATCGCTCGCATCGTGCGCGAGCGGCTCGTGGAGATCGGCTTCACCTCCTCCGAGGTGGGCTTCGACGGCCACACCTGCGGCGTGAACGTGGCCATCGGCGACCAGTCCGAGGAAATCGCCGCAGGCGTTACCACCTCCCAGGAGGTTCGCGAGTTCGGCGACGCCGAGGAGCTCGCCCAGTCCGGCGCCGGCGACCAGGGCCTCATGTTCGGCTACGCCACGAACGAGACGCCGGAGTACATGCCGCTGCCGATCGCCACGGCGCACCGCCTCTCGCGCCGCCTGAGCCAGGTGCGCCACGAAGGCGTCGTGAGCGGCTTGCGCCCGGACGGCAAGACTCAGGTCACCTTCGCCTACGACGGCGAGCGCCCAGTGCACCTGGACACCGTGGTCATCTCCACGCAGCACGACCCGGACTTCACCGGTGCAGCCCTTGCCGATGCGATGCGCACCCACGTGCTTGAGTGGGTGATCAAGGATGCCGGTCTCGAGCAGTATTACTCCGATGAGACGAAGCTGCTGGTCAACCCGTCCGGTTCCTTCGTGCTCGGCGGCCCAATGGGCGATGCGGGGCTCACCGGCCGCAAGATCATCGTCGACACCTACGGCGGCATGGCCCGCCACGGCGGCGGCGCGTTCTCGGGCAAGGACCCGTCAAAGGTGGACCGTTCCGCCGCCTACGCCATGCGCTGGGTGGCCAAGAACATCGTCGCCGCAGGTCTCGCGGACCGCGTCGAGGTCCAGGTCGCCTACGCCATCGGCCGCGCGAACCCGGTGGGGCTCTACGTTGAGACCTTCGGCACCGCCGCCGAGGGCCAGACCGACGAGTCCATCCAGCAAGCGGTGGACAAGGTCTTCGACCTGCGCCCGGACGCGATCATCCGCGAGCTCGACCTGCTGCGCCCCATCTACTCCCAGACCGCGACCTACGGCCACTTCGGCCGCACCGATCTGGACCTGCCTTGGGAGCAGCTCAACAAGGTAGAGGAACTCAAGGCAGCAGCAGGGGCTTAA
- the def gene encoding peptide deformylase, with protein sequence MAQRPLRYFGDPVLTTAASPVERFDDGLRVLVRDMEATMDAAGGVGLAANQIGVTQRVFVYACLGMRGHLINPVWHPLGDAMQTGGEGCLSIPGIRADVTRHAAVVATGYDMYGRPVTLRANGLLARCIQHETDHLDGVLFLSRMEPADRKAAMAEIRAADWFNN encoded by the coding sequence ATGGCCCAACGACCCCTCCGCTACTTCGGCGACCCAGTGCTTACCACCGCAGCCTCACCTGTCGAACGGTTCGACGACGGGCTGAGGGTGCTGGTGCGGGACATGGAGGCCACCATGGACGCCGCCGGGGGCGTGGGGCTCGCTGCCAACCAAATCGGAGTGACCCAGCGGGTGTTCGTGTATGCCTGCCTGGGCATGCGCGGCCACCTGATCAACCCTGTCTGGCACCCGCTGGGAGATGCGATGCAGACCGGAGGGGAAGGGTGCTTGTCCATCCCCGGCATTCGCGCGGACGTCACCCGACACGCGGCGGTGGTGGCGACAGGGTACGACATGTATGGCAGGCCGGTGACGCTGCGGGCGAACGGGTTGCTGGCGCGCTGCATCCAGCACGAAACCGACCACCTGGACGGGGTACTGTTCCTGTCACGGATGGAACCAGCTGACCGCAAGGCCGCGATGGCGGAGATTCGCGCAGCTGACTGGTTCAACAACTAA
- a CDS encoding polysaccharide deacetylase family protein: MSNAGIAYQLATTNHAIERTIGETPHWMRPPYGEYDARVVEASKQRGMAIAMWDDDTLDWKHRNPEETCRRAVDQAHPGSIILMHDIHAPTVDAVPCVIDGLCAKGLRSVSLDKMIPDADPGRVYAQRP; the protein is encoded by the coding sequence GTGAGCAACGCCGGCATCGCGTACCAGCTCGCCACCACCAACCACGCCATCGAGCGCACAATCGGTGAGACCCCTCACTGGATGCGCCCGCCCTACGGCGAGTACGACGCGCGCGTGGTCGAGGCCTCCAAGCAACGCGGCATGGCCATCGCGATGTGGGACGACGACACCCTCGATTGGAAGCACCGCAACCCGGAGGAGACCTGCCGCCGCGCGGTCGATCAAGCGCACCCCGGTTCAATCATCCTCATGCACGACATCCACGCCCCGACCGTCGACGCCGTGCCGTGTGTCATCGACGGCCTGTGTGCGAAGGGCCTGCGCTCGGTCAGCCTGGACAAGATGATTCCGGACGCGGACCCCGGACGCGTGTATGCGCAACGTCCGTAA
- the fmt gene encoding methionyl-tRNA formyltransferase gives MRLVFAGTPEPAVEPLRQLIASRHEVVGVLSRPDARKGRGRTLHPSPVKELALEHGIEVLTPETLKNNEEIRARLRELAPDCIPVVAYGNLIPADMLDIPAHGWVNLHFSLLPQWRGAAPVQHAILNGDTETAATVFRIDEGLDTGDVLNVMPEPIGSEDTADALLARLASQGAATLVETMDGLEDGAIVPKPQPEDGTYAPKIAVEDARIDWTQPVEVVDRAIRAYTAAPGAWTTLGGERVKVEPVKPTDTADLAPGEVVATKKEVRVGTGTSDVVLSRIQPPGKKMMNAADWARGYFANAENKVVFE, from the coding sequence ATGCGCCTAGTGTTCGCAGGCACCCCCGAGCCGGCCGTCGAGCCGCTGCGGCAGCTCATCGCATCGCGCCACGAGGTCGTTGGCGTGCTCAGCCGCCCAGACGCCCGCAAGGGTCGTGGCCGCACGCTGCACCCCTCGCCGGTCAAGGAGCTCGCGCTCGAGCACGGCATTGAGGTGCTCACGCCGGAAACGCTGAAAAACAACGAGGAGATCCGCGCCCGGCTGCGCGAGCTGGCTCCGGACTGCATCCCGGTGGTGGCCTACGGCAACCTGATCCCGGCCGACATGTTGGATATACCCGCGCACGGTTGGGTCAACTTGCACTTCTCGTTGCTTCCGCAATGGCGCGGGGCGGCGCCGGTGCAGCACGCGATCCTCAACGGAGACACCGAGACCGCGGCCACCGTGTTCCGCATCGACGAAGGCCTGGACACCGGTGACGTGCTCAACGTCATGCCCGAGCCAATCGGCTCTGAAGACACTGCTGATGCATTGCTCGCGCGCCTTGCGTCTCAAGGTGCGGCGACCCTCGTGGAGACCATGGACGGGCTCGAAGATGGCGCCATCGTGCCCAAGCCCCAACCGGAGGATGGCACCTACGCACCGAAGATCGCCGTCGAGGACGCCCGGATCGACTGGACCCAACCGGTGGAGGTCGTCGACCGCGCGATCCGCGCCTACACCGCGGCGCCGGGTGCATGGACCACGCTGGGTGGGGAGCGCGTCAAGGTGGAGCCCGTGAAACCCACGGACACGGCTGACTTGGCCCCGGGTGAGGTCGTAGCTACCAAGAAGGAGGTGCGCGTCGGCACTGGTACAAGCGATGTGGTTCTGAGCCGCATTCAGCCGCCCGGCAAGAAGATGATGAATGCAGCCGACTGGGCGCGTGGATACTTCGCCAACGCAGAGAACAAGGTGGTGTTCGAATGA
- the rpe gene encoding ribulose-phosphate 3-epimerase: MIYIAPSILAADYAALGDDVRKVANADLIHVDIMDGHFVPNLSFGPDVTKAVDGVTDQFLDMHLMIEEPQRWFETYVNAGGDRLVFHVEAVDDHVAAAKQCRELGVQSGFAIKPGTPIEPYLDSLEHFDQVMVMSVEPGFGGQKFMPEVLGKVMTLRDAISAQGLDTLIGIDGGIGVETIAQAAEAGVDAFVAGSAVFGAENPAEAVDRLRALAGEARQA, from the coding sequence ATGATTTACATTGCGCCTTCGATCTTGGCCGCTGACTACGCCGCGCTTGGCGACGACGTGCGCAAGGTCGCAAACGCCGACCTCATCCACGTCGACATCATGGACGGCCACTTCGTGCCTAATCTGTCCTTCGGCCCCGACGTGACTAAGGCTGTGGACGGGGTGACTGACCAGTTCCTCGACATGCACCTGATGATTGAGGAGCCGCAGCGGTGGTTCGAGACCTACGTCAACGCCGGCGGCGACCGGCTGGTGTTCCACGTAGAGGCGGTGGATGATCACGTGGCGGCCGCAAAGCAGTGCCGCGAGCTGGGTGTGCAATCCGGGTTTGCGATCAAACCTGGCACTCCTATCGAGCCTTACCTGGACTCTTTAGAGCACTTCGACCAGGTGATGGTGATGAGCGTTGAACCCGGTTTCGGCGGGCAGAAGTTCATGCCGGAGGTGCTGGGCAAGGTGATGACGCTGCGCGATGCGATCTCCGCGCAGGGACTGGACACTCTCATTGGCATCGATGGCGGCATCGGCGTGGAGACCATTGCGCAGGCTGCCGAGGCTGGTGTGGATGCGTTTGTAGCAGGTAGCGCCGTGTTCGGCGCCGAAAACCCGGCGGAAGCGGTGGATCGCTTGCGGGCGCTGGCAGGCGAAGCGCGGCAAGCGTGA
- a CDS encoding LysE family translocator, producing the protein MTTTDFLALIGVFAAAVAVPGPDVVQIIRFSVKSRASGIACATGIMVGYAIWIATSLLGLSALMQAAPHLLAGLQLVGGAYLLYMGISAVRSGYSAWRNGTKVTLPGNGHSQTLVTRTAFGVGLATNLSNPKSVLFFGAVFAQFITPGMGWEWMAIILITLFVIGLVMSVGFALLVDLFAGLLARCGHVVDMVTGSIFVCLGAWMMAEGAVSVKSNR; encoded by the coding sequence TTGACGACCACTGATTTCCTCGCCCTCATCGGAGTCTTTGCCGCTGCGGTGGCGGTACCAGGCCCCGACGTTGTCCAGATCATTCGCTTCAGCGTGAAATCACGAGCCTCTGGAATCGCTTGCGCAACTGGGATTATGGTTGGCTACGCAATCTGGATCGCAACCTCACTTCTGGGATTGAGCGCTCTTATGCAAGCAGCCCCTCACCTGTTGGCCGGATTGCAGCTGGTCGGTGGAGCGTATCTGCTGTACATGGGTATCAGTGCGGTGAGGAGCGGTTACTCGGCTTGGCGAAATGGAACCAAGGTCACTCTCCCCGGCAACGGCCACAGCCAGACGCTTGTAACCCGCACGGCTTTCGGCGTGGGTTTGGCGACGAATCTCTCTAACCCCAAGTCGGTCCTCTTCTTCGGAGCGGTTTTCGCTCAATTCATAACTCCGGGCATGGGGTGGGAATGGATGGCGATCATCCTCATCACCCTTTTCGTGATCGGGCTGGTGATGTCAGTCGGGTTCGCGCTGCTAGTCGATCTTTTCGCAGGTCTACTCGCCCGGTGCGGGCACGTCGTCGACATGGTCACCGGTTCCATCTTCGTCTGTTTGGGCGCTTGGATGATGGCCGAAGGCGCCGTGAGCGTGAAGAGCAATCGCTGA
- the coaBC gene encoding bifunctional phosphopantothenoylcysteine decarboxylase/phosphopantothenate--cysteine ligase CoaBC, with translation MSQTNEVGDGVAAQRPMNVVIGVAGGIAAYKACHLVREFTESGANVRVVPTENALEFVGAATFEALSGNPVDTGVFTRVDEVQHVRVGQEADLIVVAPATADLMARIAAGRADDLLTSTILVAMCPVVIAPAMHTEMWLKPATQMNVDTLRTFGYTVLDPAHGRLTGKDTGPGRMLEPAQIAELARTVAATGRIARSLAGKRVLISAGGTQENIDPVRYIGNRSSGKQGFALAEVAAQRGAEVTIVAGNTAELNTPAGAEIVRVRSTREMEAAMQERAGDADLIIMAAAVADYRPEHEADSKLKKGSADDALSTIRLVENPDILKGLVDKRNASGADTVIVGFAAETDNPLEYGRAKLERKGADLLMVNSVAGGKVFGEERNSGWILGADGSETPVEDGSKQVVAVQILDAVERYWGPALQS, from the coding sequence ATGAGCCAGACTAACGAGGTTGGAGATGGCGTGGCTGCCCAGCGACCCATGAACGTGGTGATCGGCGTTGCAGGCGGTATTGCCGCCTACAAGGCGTGCCACCTCGTCCGCGAGTTCACCGAATCGGGCGCGAATGTGCGGGTGGTGCCGACCGAGAACGCATTGGAATTCGTCGGTGCGGCCACATTCGAGGCGTTATCCGGCAACCCGGTCGATACCGGTGTATTCACCCGAGTTGACGAGGTGCAGCATGTGCGCGTGGGGCAAGAGGCGGATCTGATCGTCGTTGCTCCCGCGACCGCGGACTTGATGGCGCGCATCGCGGCCGGACGTGCTGACGATCTGCTCACCTCGACGATTCTGGTGGCAATGTGCCCCGTGGTCATCGCTCCGGCGATGCATACCGAGATGTGGCTCAAGCCCGCGACTCAAATGAACGTGGATACTCTCCGCACGTTCGGCTACACGGTGCTCGACCCGGCACATGGTCGACTCACCGGCAAAGATACTGGCCCGGGACGCATGCTCGAACCGGCCCAAATCGCCGAGCTCGCACGCACCGTGGCAGCCACCGGAAGGATTGCGCGCAGCCTGGCAGGGAAGCGCGTTCTCATCAGCGCCGGTGGCACGCAGGAGAACATCGACCCGGTGCGCTACATCGGCAATCGCTCGTCGGGCAAGCAGGGGTTCGCGCTTGCAGAAGTGGCCGCGCAGCGCGGCGCCGAAGTCACGATCGTCGCTGGCAACACCGCCGAGCTAAACACCCCGGCGGGAGCCGAGATCGTGCGCGTGCGCTCCACCCGCGAGATGGAGGCAGCGATGCAGGAACGCGCGGGCGACGCGGACCTGATCATCATGGCCGCAGCCGTCGCGGACTATCGCCCAGAGCACGAGGCGGATTCGAAGCTGAAGAAGGGGAGCGCTGATGATGCGCTCTCGACGATTCGGTTGGTGGAAAACCCTGACATTCTCAAAGGACTCGTCGATAAGCGAAATGCTTCTGGCGCTGACACCGTGATTGTGGGCTTTGCTGCGGAGACGGACAACCCGCTGGAGTACGGCCGTGCGAAGCTTGAGCGCAAGGGTGCGGACCTGCTGATGGTGAACTCAGTCGCCGGCGGGAAGGTGTTCGGGGAGGAGCGCAACAGTGGTTGGATCCTTGGGGCCGACGGGTCTGAGACGCCGGTCGAGGACGGGTCGAAGCAAGTCGTCGCCGTGCAAATCTTGGACGCGGTGGAGCGCTACTGGGGCCCTGCTTTGCAGAGTTAG
- a CDS encoding RsmB/NOP family class I SAM-dependent RNA methyltransferase — protein MSGGFRSRAAGRREQPKQQTQRQPKQEQGKQRYSVKSRPASIGDTPREVAFEVILRVTRDGAFANLTLPGLLKERKIRGRDAAFATELTYGTLRTMGVLDAVIAENASRPLTQIAPEVLAALRLGAYQLLYTRVEDHAAVDTSVRLVEAANQEKAKGFANGVLRSISRTPAEKWLAQHDTHHAHPEWIARSFATALGDRAESELDAALAADSERPIVHLVARPGEISAEELALTTGGEEGKYSPYAVYLPEGDPGQLQEVRDGLAGVQDEGSQLIARALTEVPVDDDQGRWLDLCAGPGGKAALVGSLAAIDAADVTAIEIAPHRAELIRKAVGELPVTVKVADGRDPDLEAGSFDRVLVDAPCSGLGALRRRPEARWTKTEEDIAELNTLQSELLASAVNLVKPGGVVVYSTCSPDMRETRGVVDKQKALGGIEELDAREFLNGMDDVGEHPSAQMWPHRHGTDAMFLAVLRKLPLDA, from the coding sequence ATGAGCGGCGGATTCCGTTCCCGCGCTGCGGGTCGGCGCGAGCAGCCGAAGCAGCAGACGCAGCGGCAGCCGAAGCAAGAGCAAGGGAAGCAGCGCTACAGCGTGAAATCGCGGCCTGCCTCAATCGGCGACACCCCCCGCGAAGTCGCATTCGAGGTCATCCTGCGCGTCACCCGCGACGGGGCGTTCGCGAACCTCACGCTGCCCGGCCTGCTCAAGGAGCGCAAGATCAGGGGCCGTGACGCGGCGTTCGCCACCGAGTTGACGTACGGCACGCTGCGCACCATGGGCGTGCTCGACGCCGTCATCGCCGAAAACGCCTCGCGCCCGCTTACACAGATCGCCCCTGAGGTGCTCGCAGCCCTGCGGCTCGGCGCGTACCAGCTGCTCTACACCCGCGTCGAGGATCACGCGGCGGTGGACACGTCGGTACGCCTCGTCGAAGCGGCGAACCAGGAGAAGGCCAAGGGTTTTGCCAACGGCGTGCTGCGCTCGATCTCGCGCACTCCGGCGGAGAAGTGGCTGGCCCAGCACGACACCCACCATGCGCACCCCGAATGGATCGCCCGCAGCTTTGCGACGGCCCTCGGTGACCGCGCTGAATCCGAACTCGACGCCGCACTGGCCGCCGACTCGGAGCGCCCCATCGTGCATCTTGTGGCCCGCCCTGGCGAGATCAGCGCCGAGGAACTCGCGCTGACCACCGGCGGGGAAGAGGGCAAGTACTCGCCTTACGCCGTCTACCTGCCAGAAGGCGACCCGGGCCAGCTCCAAGAAGTCCGCGACGGACTAGCCGGGGTGCAGGACGAGGGCTCGCAGCTCATTGCCCGCGCTCTCACGGAGGTACCGGTCGACGACGATCAGGGGCGCTGGCTCGATCTCTGCGCGGGCCCCGGCGGAAAGGCCGCACTCGTCGGCTCTCTGGCAGCCATCGATGCCGCCGACGTCACCGCCATCGAAATCGCCCCGCACCGCGCCGAGCTGATCCGCAAGGCAGTCGGCGAGCTGCCGGTGACAGTCAAAGTCGCCGACGGTCGGGATCCAGATCTCGAGGCAGGCAGTTTCGATCGAGTGCTTGTCGACGCCCCGTGCTCCGGTCTCGGCGCCCTGCGCCGCCGCCCAGAGGCGCGCTGGACGAAGACCGAGGAAGACATCGCCGAGCTGAATACGCTCCAATCCGAGCTGTTGGCTTCTGCGGTCAACCTCGTGAAACCCGGCGGTGTGGTCGTGTATTCGACGTGTTCTCCTGATATGAGGGAGACCAGGGGAGTCGTCGATAAGCAAAAAGCTCTTGGGGGCATTGAGGAACTTGACGCGCGCGAGTTTTTGAATGGGATGGACGATGTGGGCGAGCATCCGAGTGCGCAGATGTGGCCGCACCGGCATGGCACCGACGCGATGTTCTTGGCTGTGCTGCGAAAGCTACCCTTGGACGCATGA
- a CDS encoding polysaccharide deacetylase family protein has protein sequence MNFLQPVFATLAALALLLGVPGQSSSSSSSRPAPAPTPTATSAPSTEPSSAPSTEPSSEPSSEPSTEPAAPAPTPAADCSNCVALTYDDGPMPGTTDAILDIYASRGVKASFFMIGQNVAEHPELARRVKDEGHTVGNHSYNHLRLPEHPDKKIWNELFATNWEIQEQTGVEAKWMRPPYTDYDGRVTEASRDAGLSVTAWDVDTADWEHKNPERTCQTVLDQAKGGSIVVMHDVHKETVASTECIIDGLLEKGLVPVTLDQLVPNPTPGNVYRTRTDFDAFGN, from the coding sequence ATGAATTTCTTGCAGCCGGTGTTTGCCACTCTGGCAGCCCTTGCCCTATTGCTGGGCGTTCCAGGCCAAAGCTCGTCGTCTTCGTCGTCTCGACCGGCTCCGGCGCCAACGCCCACTGCTACCTCGGCGCCATCCACGGAGCCGTCCTCGGCACCATCTACGGAGCCGTCTTCAGAGCCATCTTCGGAGCCGTCGACCGAGCCCGCAGCCCCAGCACCCACCCCGGCCGCCGACTGCAGCAACTGCGTCGCCCTGACCTACGACGACGGCCCGATGCCCGGCACCACCGATGCAATCCTGGACATCTACGCCAGCCGCGGTGTCAAGGCAAGCTTCTTCATGATTGGCCAGAACGTGGCTGAGCACCCGGAGCTGGCTCGCCGAGTGAAGGACGAAGGCCACACCGTGGGCAACCACAGCTACAACCACCTGCGCCTTCCGGAGCACCCGGACAAGAAGATCTGGAACGAGCTCTTCGCCACCAACTGGGAGATCCAGGAGCAGACCGGCGTTGAAGCGAAGTGGATGCGCCCGCCGTACACCGACTACGACGGCCGCGTCACCGAGGCGTCTCGCGACGCAGGCCTGTCCGTGACCGCATGGGATGTGGACACCGCCGACTGGGAGCACAAGAACCCGGAGCGCACCTGCCAGACCGTGCTTGACCAGGCCAAGGGCGGCTCCATCGTGGTCATGCACGACGTGCACAAGGAAACCGTGGCGTCGACCGAGTGCATCATCGACGGCCTTCTGGAGAAGGGCCTCGTGCCGGTCACCCTGGACCAGCTGGTTCCGAACCCGACCCCGGGCAACGTCTACCGCACCCGCACGGACTTCGACGCTTTTGGTAACTAA
- a CDS encoding primosomal protein N' — MSNAQAASLPVVRVLPLLGLAHLDRHFDYLVTEADSSAAQPGVKVRIRFAGRLVDALVLERASATTHQGKLRFIERVISPEVVAPEQLRMLIDDLANRYAGTRSDIYRAAIPARHAKAEETDTNTPWSDLSETQEPDLSAWSAYSYGESFVDAVLAGKVARAAWQVAPGDDWAAALSALAAKVAIEGGSALIVVPDQRDVDRVAAALRDSVGAKQITTLTASQGPQARYSRYLSVLHGQARIVVGTRSAAFAPLVDLRLIAVMFDGDDNLVDPREPYFHAREVATTRAALEQTSLIIGGHTRTAEAQLLVESGWMHSLTAPRETLRTRAPHIHAAGDSDFELERDPRARQARLPSVAFRAATKALERGKPVLFQVPRTGYIQTLACGNCRAPSRCRWCNGPLGLPEGGEAAAPTCRWCGRMDAQHVCPVCGSRKVRAVVLGTERTAEELGRAFPKHRVITSWGEKVRDTVSHAPAIVVATPGAEPRVEGGVDKQSYGAAILLDTWALVGRPDLRAVEDAFAKWAAAATLVEPHAAGGEVVIVADPAAPAVQHLIRWDMPGFAELELAQRRDARFPPAVHIALIDAPSDALTDFFAHVDLPEHAELLGPVDLPGGTHLPGEWDTGEHGPAQRMLVRVPLASRTALGKALRAGAVNRGARKQELPLRIQVNPIDIG, encoded by the coding sequence ATGTCAAATGCTCAGGCCGCTTCGTTACCCGTGGTGCGGGTACTGCCGCTGCTTGGGCTCGCGCACCTCGACCGTCACTTCGACTACCTCGTCACCGAAGCCGACTCCAGCGCGGCTCAGCCCGGGGTGAAGGTTCGCATCCGCTTCGCCGGTCGCCTCGTCGACGCGCTCGTGCTCGAACGCGCCTCAGCGACCACCCACCAGGGCAAGCTCAGGTTCATCGAGAGGGTCATCTCCCCGGAAGTCGTCGCGCCGGAGCAGCTCCGCATGCTTATCGACGACTTGGCCAACCGCTACGCCGGCACCCGATCCGACATCTACCGGGCAGCGATTCCCGCGCGCCACGCCAAGGCAGAGGAAACCGACACCAACACGCCGTGGAGCGACCTTAGCGAAACCCAAGAGCCTGATCTCTCCGCGTGGAGTGCGTACTCCTATGGGGAGTCCTTCGTGGACGCGGTGCTCGCCGGCAAGGTCGCCCGCGCCGCCTGGCAGGTCGCGCCTGGCGACGACTGGGCGGCGGCGCTATCGGCGCTGGCCGCGAAGGTAGCCATCGAGGGCGGAAGCGCCCTGATCGTTGTGCCAGACCAACGCGACGTGGATCGCGTTGCAGCAGCACTGCGAGACAGTGTCGGCGCGAAACAGATAACCACGCTCACCGCCTCCCAAGGCCCCCAAGCGCGCTACTCGCGCTACCTGTCCGTGCTGCACGGCCAAGCGCGCATCGTGGTCGGCACCCGCTCGGCCGCGTTTGCACCGCTCGTCGATCTCCGCCTCATTGCGGTGATGTTCGACGGCGACGACAACCTCGTCGACCCGCGCGAGCCCTATTTCCACGCCCGCGAGGTGGCTACTACCCGCGCCGCGCTCGAGCAGACTTCGCTGATCATTGGCGGCCACACCCGCACCGCCGAGGCGCAGCTGCTTGTCGAGTCGGGGTGGATGCACAGCCTGACCGCCCCTCGCGAGACGCTGCGTACCCGCGCGCCCCACATCCACGCCGCCGGTGACTCCGACTTCGAGCTGGAGCGCGACCCCCGCGCCCGCCAGGCCCGCCTGCCGTCGGTGGCGTTCCGGGCGGCGACGAAGGCGCTCGAGCGCGGCAAGCCCGTCCTATTTCAGGTTCCGCGCACCGGCTACATCCAAACGCTGGCCTGCGGGAACTGCCGTGCCCCGTCGCGGTGTCGCTGGTGCAATGGCCCGCTCGGCCTCCCGGAGGGCGGCGAGGCCGCCGCGCCAACCTGCCGCTGGTGTGGCCGCATGGACGCGCAGCACGTGTGCCCGGTCTGCGGCTCCCGCAAAGTCCGCGCCGTGGTGCTGGGTACCGAGCGCACCGCGGAGGAACTCGGCCGCGCGTTCCCGAAACACCGCGTGATCACGTCCTGGGGTGAAAAGGTCCGCGACACCGTTTCGCATGCGCCGGCCATCGTGGTGGCGACTCCGGGAGCGGAACCGCGGGTAGAAGGGGGCGTCGATAAGCAAAGCTACGGTGCGGCGATACTTCTGGATACCTGGGCGCTTGTGGGGCGGCCGGACCTGCGCGCAGTGGAGGATGCGTTTGCGAAATGGGCTGCTGCGGCGACCCTGGTCGAGCCCCATGCTGCGGGCGGCGAGGTGGTGATTGTCGCGGACCCTGCGGCCCCGGCCGTGCAGCACCTGATCCGCTGGGACATGCCGGGATTTGCGGAGCTTGAGCTAGCGCAGCGCCGCGACGCTCGCTTTCCTCCGGCAGTGCACATTGCGCTTATCGACGCCCCGTCCGACGCGCTTACCGACTTCTTTGCGCACGTCGATCTGCCCGAGCACGCCGAACTGCTCGGCCCGGTCGATCTGCCGGGGGGCACGCACCTGCCGGGGGAGTGGGACACGGGGGAGCATGGGCCGGCGCAACGCATGCTGGTGCGGGTGCCGCTGGCGAGCCGCACGGCGCTGGGCAAAGCGCTGCGCGCGGGTGCGGTGAACCGCGGGGCGCGCAAACAGGAGCTGCCACTGCGCATCCAGGTCAACCCGATCGACATCGGGTGA